The nucleotide window AAATCCCCCGTAACCCTTTACTTTACAAGGATTCTTTATTTATTTTAAGGGGGAATTGATGACTACTGTTTGAGATTCTTGGTGGGCCCCCCGGGAGTCGAACCCGGCACCAACGGATTATGCGTACCCACTACGGCTTTCGCCGCCTTTTTCAAGTTTGGGGTCTGGACTGTCTCTTGTCTTTACGACCTGCCCGTACAGTCTCTACACGTTCCCGTTAAAGAATGATCTTTAACGGGCTTCGCTCGGGATCACCACGGTCATAGACCAGAGGCTTCCCCGACTTTGAGCAGTTCTACTAAGGAGCAACACTGATTAAGTGCTACTCCAAAGCAACCCATCTGGCGGTCTGCCATTGCGTTATCAAATGATGAACGCTTTAGGCTGGCCGCCCGTTAAGTCCGCTGCTCTAACCATGCATGAGCTAGAGGCCCTTCTTCTAACTTTCAATACAGAGAAGGTCGCTATTCTACTATGAAATAGCCCGCGATTTGTTATCCGATAATGTATCAAATTCTTCTGGTGTGTAATCGGCAATCACCAGCGCATGAATTGCGCCTTGCATCGCATCAGCCAGTGCATCATAAATTAGGCGATGACGCGCTATCCGTGTTTTGCCAGCAAAGCGCTGCGCGACCACTGTCACGCTAAAATGCCCGCCTGACTTAGCGCCTGCATGACCAATATGCTGTGCACCGTCATCATCTACTCTTAAGTAGTTCGGTTCAAGCGCGTCACGC belongs to Mycoavidus sp. B2-EB and includes:
- a CDS encoding BolA family transcriptional regulator, which gives rise to MSVWSDNPLALIETRLRDALEPNYLRVDDDGAQHIGHAGAKSGGHFSVTVVAQRFAGKTRIARHRLIYDALADAMQGAIHALVIADYTPEEFDTLSDNKSRAIS